The following coding sequences are from one bacterium window:
- a CDS encoding NADH-quinone oxidoreductase subunit H: protein MLIKMISIPVTLAFAPLLPGLINKIKAVFAGRQGPPVLQLYFDLFKLLKKGAVYSTTTTWVFRAGPIVSLACLLLASLFVPLAGAYSPLSFPGDVVAFAYLLGMARFITVLAALDTGSSFEGMGASREVTFSILAEPTLFIIFIVLVRCTGSMSLSTMFGQAVSRMPMKFAASLALIVFSLFIVCLAENSRIPVDDPATHLELTMIHEVMVLDHGGPDLAFILYGASIKLFLLVALMAHLILPMDSGDPVRDWTYFGATVAVLTIVIGMVESGMARLRMIRVPRLLTAACMIAIVGMILGMR, encoded by the coding sequence ATGTTGATCAAAATGATATCGATTCCGGTGACGCTGGCGTTCGCTCCCCTCTTGCCGGGGCTCATCAACAAGATCAAAGCGGTTTTCGCGGGCCGTCAAGGTCCGCCGGTTCTTCAGCTCTATTTTGACCTTTTCAAGTTGTTGAAGAAAGGGGCCGTCTACAGCACGACCACGACCTGGGTTTTCCGGGCGGGACCGATTGTCTCCCTGGCCTGTCTCCTCCTGGCCTCTCTCTTCGTCCCGCTGGCCGGGGCCTATTCTCCGCTCTCCTTTCCGGGGGATGTGGTCGCCTTTGCCTATCTCTTGGGAATGGCCCGGTTCATCACGGTTCTGGCGGCCCTTGATACCGGATCAAGTTTCGAGGGGATGGGAGCCTCCCGGGAAGTCACGTTTTCGATCTTGGCGGAACCGACCCTGTTCATCATTTTCATTGTGCTCGTTCGATGCACGGGCAGCATGTCCTTGAGCACGATGTTCGGACAGGCCGTCTCACGGATGCCGATGAAATTTGCCGCCTCCCTGGCGCTGATTGTGTTCAGCCTCTTCATCGTCTGTCTCGCGGAAAATTCGCGCATTCCGGTGGACGATCCTGCGACCCATCTGGAGCTGACCATGATCCACGAGGTGATGGTCTTGGACCATGGCGGCCCGGATCTGGCCTTTATTCTCTATGGGGCTTCCATCAAGTTGTTCCTTTTGGTGGCCCTGATGGCTCACCTGATTCTGCCCATGGATTCGGGCGATCCCGTCCGGGACTGGACTTATTTTGGCGCCACGGTGGCCGTTCTGACGATCGTCATCGGGATGGTCGAATCGGGTATGGCGCGCCTCCGAATGATTCGAGTGCCGCGGCTCTTAACGGCGGCCTGCATGATCGCCATCGTCGGAATGATACTCGGCATGAGGTAA
- a CDS encoding EF-hand domain-containing protein, giving the protein MKKKALLGFSFLTALLGFTGIVPTISLDLAFAKPPDWAPAHGYRRKHEGDDRKDYRDDDREDWKQRMENELEERFPGYKVFVRLDENRDGRISRQEWNEGNDLFDKLDKNNDGYLSRTEYARVEEERGVLGNLLAKVKEKVVGFFASLF; this is encoded by the coding sequence ATGAAAAAGAAGGCTCTCTTAGGATTCTCGTTTTTGACCGCCTTGCTCGGATTTACGGGCATCGTCCCCACGATCTCGCTCGACCTCGCCTTCGCCAAGCCGCCCGACTGGGCCCCGGCGCATGGCTACCGCCGCAAGCACGAAGGCGACGACCGCAAGGATTACCGGGATGATGACCGCGAAGACTGGAAGCAACGGATGGAGAACGAGTTGGAAGAACGGTTCCCCGGCTACAAGGTGTTCGTCCGCCTGGACGAAAACCGCGACGGCCGGATCTCCCGGCAGGAATGGAACGAGGGTAACGACCTTTTTGACAAGCTGGACAAGAACAACGACGGCTACTTGAGTCGAACGGAGTACGCCCGGGTCGAAGAGGAACGCGGCGTGCTCGGCAACCTCCTCGCCAAGGTGAAGGAAAAGGTCGTCGGCTTCTTCGCGAGCCTCTTTTAG
- a CDS encoding NADH-quinone oxidoreductase subunit C — translation MKNQGTFRLLRNGGAIAENQIPITQDTALFVDSIGAKLQEGYRLIAYFGRKVSEGLKLYGILGDDKQGRLWIGAAKGANSFPSLTPQHPQAHLFEREIYEQFGSEPVGHPWLKPVRFPESSSVSEPIPRRQPFFQIQGEEIHEVGVGPVHAGIIEPGHFRFQCHGENVFHLEIQLGYQHRGVEKLLETAAPWRVPLIAESIAGDTAVGHAIASAMAWEGLAGSRVPPRAEALRAIALELERLANHVGDLGALAGDVGFVPAAAFFGRMRGDFLNLLTDLTGNRFGRSHVRPGGVAFDLPQAMSESFSARLRRLQQDLANVAELFFGAPSVFERMDGIGSVSLKTCQAMGLVGPAARACGQDRDVRKDYPHGIYRFHHVPAVTAEEGDVYARALVRRIEMERSMEFLLSLIEHMPSGETRSPCGPPARDSLSATLVEGWRGEIVHVITTDGEGKIARYKVKDPSFSNWTAVALSLRDQQISDFPLINKSFNLSYAGHDL, via the coding sequence GTGAAAAACCAGGGGACGTTCCGCCTTCTGAGAAATGGTGGGGCCATCGCGGAGAATCAGATTCCAATCACCCAGGATACCGCGCTCTTTGTCGACTCCATCGGGGCAAAGTTGCAGGAGGGTTACCGGCTGATCGCTTATTTTGGCCGCAAGGTTTCGGAAGGTCTTAAGCTTTATGGGATCCTCGGCGATGACAAGCAGGGCCGGCTCTGGATCGGCGCCGCGAAGGGAGCAAACAGCTTTCCTTCCCTGACTCCCCAACATCCCCAGGCGCACCTCTTCGAGAGGGAAATTTACGAACAGTTCGGTTCCGAGCCCGTCGGCCATCCCTGGCTCAAGCCCGTTCGATTTCCCGAATCCTCATCCGTCTCCGAACCGATTCCCCGCCGTCAGCCCTTCTTCCAAATTCAGGGCGAGGAAATCCATGAGGTTGGAGTGGGTCCGGTCCACGCCGGCATCATCGAACCGGGTCATTTCCGATTTCAATGCCACGGGGAGAACGTCTTTCATCTGGAGATCCAGCTCGGTTATCAGCATCGCGGCGTGGAGAAACTCCTCGAGACGGCGGCGCCTTGGCGCGTTCCCCTGATTGCGGAGTCCATCGCGGGCGATACGGCGGTCGGTCATGCCATCGCATCGGCGATGGCCTGGGAAGGCCTCGCGGGGAGCCGCGTTCCGCCCCGCGCGGAAGCGCTGCGGGCCATCGCCCTGGAATTGGAGCGGCTGGCCAACCATGTCGGTGATCTGGGCGCCCTGGCCGGCGACGTCGGTTTTGTCCCGGCCGCAGCTTTCTTCGGCCGGATGCGGGGCGATTTTCTGAACCTCTTGACGGACCTGACGGGCAACCGGTTCGGACGTTCCCATGTCCGCCCGGGAGGCGTGGCCTTTGATTTGCCCCAGGCGATGTCCGAGTCCTTTTCCGCCCGGCTGCGGCGTCTTCAGCAGGATCTCGCGAACGTGGCCGAGCTCTTCTTTGGAGCGCCATCCGTCTTTGAACGCATGGACGGCATCGGATCGGTTTCCCTAAAGACCTGTCAGGCGATGGGTCTTGTAGGCCCCGCCGCCCGCGCCTGCGGGCAGGATCGCGACGTTCGAAAGGATTACCCCCATGGAATTTATCGATTCCATCATGTGCCGGCCGTCACGGCGGAAGAGGGCGACGTCTATGCGCGGGCCCTCGTACGGCGGATCGAGATGGAACGATCGATGGAATTCCTCCTCTCTCTCATCGAGCACATGCCTTCGGGAGAGACGCGTTCTCCCTGCGGCCCGCCGGCCCGGGACAGCCTCTCCGCGACTCTCGTGGAAGGGTGGCGGGGAGAGATCGTGCATGTGATCACGACGGATGGCGAAGGGAAGATCGCCCGGTACAAGGTGAAAGATCCTTCGTTTTCCAATTGGACGGCGGTGGCCTTATCGCTGCGGGACCAGCAGATTTCCGATTTTCCTTTGATCAACAAGAGCTTCAACCTTTCGTACGCGGGGCATGACCTTTAA
- a CDS encoding proton-conducting transporter membrane subunit, translating to MLALLLLITIPLLGAGLAFAIKDNGKRPWILVPIAVVHAVTVSWLWVSGSFPTLGRWLLLDAMGKIVLGLISLLFLGASLYAVGYLKQRLERNNRNFVASLLFFLSAVTVVTLSHHFGLLWVALEATTLASAPLLYFNHNQRSLEATWKYLIICSVGIALALLGTFFLAMAETAAGPVENPLFLPTMLQHGASFSVPWLRASFIFLLVGYGTKMGLAPMHTWKPDAYGEAPGLVGFLLAGALTSCAFLALFRINQVCQAAQQADFARPLFVMIGLLSMGVAAVFMLGQEDYKRMLAYSSVEHMGILTLALGLGGLAIYGALLHLLSNGLAKGVLFLTAGNIHRHYRSKSVSSVQGVFRRLPLSGALFMAGFIAITGSPPFGIFVSEFTILRSAVNDGHWTVVALFLGFLALIFVGMGRIVLSMTQGEPAENQPRRGVEGEAPAALPTEGATRAPVIEPWLTTLTPCVLLLSVFLLGIYIPSWLDRPLQMAAALVGGHR from the coding sequence ATGCTCGCTCTCCTGCTCTTAATCACGATTCCGCTCCTGGGTGCGGGCCTTGCCTTCGCCATCAAAGACAACGGAAAAAGGCCATGGATCCTTGTGCCGATCGCTGTTGTTCACGCGGTCACGGTCTCCTGGCTTTGGGTTTCCGGTTCCTTCCCCACGTTGGGCCGGTGGCTCCTGCTCGATGCCATGGGGAAAATCGTCTTGGGCCTCATCAGTCTGCTGTTCCTGGGGGCCTCTCTTTATGCCGTCGGATATTTGAAGCAACGGTTGGAGCGGAATAACAGGAACTTCGTCGCCTCCCTCCTTTTCTTCCTCTCCGCGGTCACGGTCGTCACCCTCAGCCATCATTTCGGCCTCCTCTGGGTCGCTCTTGAAGCGACGACGCTGGCCTCCGCTCCGCTTCTCTATTTCAATCACAACCAGCGGTCTCTGGAAGCCACCTGGAAATATCTCATCATCTGTTCGGTGGGGATCGCGCTGGCCCTTCTGGGGACTTTTTTTCTCGCCATGGCCGAGACGGCCGCCGGCCCGGTTGAAAACCCGCTCTTTCTCCCGACGATGCTTCAACATGGCGCCTCGTTTTCGGTCCCTTGGCTCCGGGCGTCCTTTATCTTTCTCCTCGTGGGATACGGTACAAAAATGGGCCTCGCGCCCATGCACACCTGGAAGCCGGATGCCTATGGAGAAGCGCCGGGACTCGTGGGTTTTCTTCTGGCCGGGGCTTTGACCAGCTGTGCGTTCCTGGCGTTGTTTCGCATCAACCAGGTCTGTCAGGCGGCCCAGCAAGCCGATTTTGCGCGGCCTCTTTTCGTTATGATCGGACTTCTCTCCATGGGGGTCGCCGCCGTCTTCATGCTGGGCCAAGAAGATTACAAACGCATGCTGGCCTATTCAAGCGTGGAGCACATGGGGATCTTGACGTTGGCGTTGGGCCTCGGGGGATTGGCGATCTACGGGGCCCTTCTCCATCTGTTAAGCAATGGTTTGGCGAAAGGCGTCCTGTTCCTGACGGCCGGCAATATTCACCGGCATTACCGGAGCAAATCCGTCTCGTCCGTTCAGGGGGTCTTCCGCCGATTGCCGCTGTCCGGAGCCCTCTTCATGGCCGGATTCATCGCGATCACCGGCTCTCCTCCGTTCGGGATTTTCGTGAGCGAATTTACGATTCTGCGATCGGCCGTGAATGACGGCCACTGGACGGTGGTCGCGCTGTTTCTGGGATTTCTCGCCCTCATTTTTGTCGGGATGGGGCGCATCGTCCTCTCGATGACTCAAGGGGAGCCGGCAGAGAACCAGCCCCGACGGGGCGTTGAGGGGGAGGCTCCGGCGGCTTTGCCGACGGAGGGGGCGACGCGAGCCCCTGTGATCGAGCCATGGCTCACGACACTGACTCCCTGCGTCCTGCTCCTCTCCGTTTTCCTCCTCGGGATTTACATCCCCTCTTGGCTTGACCGGCCTCTTCAGATGGCCGCCGCTCTGGTGGGAGGTCATCGGTGA
- a CDS encoding NADH-quinone oxidoreductase subunit B family protein: MWQVLKNRWKQGHRTLKFPEEALLPERFRGRPVLSQGKQLDLGRCLFSSDADRDRANEPVVYSRDYRMAVRRREDLILKGEEYKLAEALDKKMRKLFGRSLKLREVCAGSCNGCDLELQALNNVVFDLSRFGIQFVASPRHADGLVITGPVTKNMELALMKTYEAVPSPKIVIAVGACAIDGGPFEGSPEVNNGADKMLPVDLYIPGCPPHPLTILDGFLRLLGRIEEGRRSD, encoded by the coding sequence ATGTGGCAAGTTCTCAAGAATCGATGGAAGCAAGGGCATCGCACGCTGAAATTTCCGGAAGAGGCGCTCCTTCCCGAGCGTTTTCGGGGAAGGCCGGTCCTCAGCCAGGGGAAACAGCTTGATCTCGGAAGATGCCTGTTCTCGTCCGATGCCGACAGGGACCGGGCCAACGAGCCTGTCGTCTACTCCCGCGACTACCGGATGGCGGTCCGCAGAAGGGAAGATTTGATCTTGAAAGGGGAAGAGTACAAACTGGCGGAGGCGCTTGACAAGAAGATGAGAAAACTCTTTGGGCGCTCCCTCAAACTTCGAGAGGTCTGCGCCGGGAGCTGTAACGGATGCGATCTGGAGCTTCAGGCCTTGAACAACGTCGTCTTCGATCTCTCCCGCTTCGGTATCCAGTTCGTCGCCTCGCCCCGGCATGCCGACGGGCTCGTGATCACAGGACCCGTCACGAAGAACATGGAACTTGCCTTGATGAAGACCTATGAGGCGGTCCCGAGTCCCAAGATCGTGATCGCCGTGGGGGCCTGCGCCATCGACGGAGGGCCCTTCGAAGGCAGCCCCGAGGTCAACAACGGGGCCGACAAGATGCTTCCGGTCGACCTGTACATCCCCGGCTGCCCACCGCATCCGCTCACGATCCTTGATGGGTTCTTGAGATTATTAGGGAGGATCGAGGAGGGACGAAGATCCGATTGA
- a CDS encoding PTS sugar transporter subunit IIA, with product MKLTIRDVSRLLDVTPRVIYKWIKEENLPAYRIKERYRFNHVDVLDWATSKKKPFRPELVQESDSGGSSTFSVSLEKALEAGGVHYNVPNHDKASVMRAVVHRLPLPADVDREFAAQVLLAREDLGSTAIGEGFAIPHARNPIVFHVDSPLLTLCFLEKPVDFDAIDGLPVHTIFALICPNINSHLGMLSQLAYALHNQIFKRLLKERASQEELLAKIRKIESRLPSLAAEKKKA from the coding sequence ATGAAATTAACGATTCGTGACGTCTCCCGCCTCTTGGACGTCACCCCACGGGTCATTTACAAATGGATCAAGGAGGAAAATCTCCCCGCCTATCGCATCAAGGAGCGGTATCGCTTCAATCACGTGGACGTCCTCGATTGGGCCACCTCCAAGAAAAAACCCTTTCGGCCCGAACTCGTCCAAGAATCAGACTCGGGCGGATCGTCAACTTTTTCCGTTTCTTTGGAGAAGGCCTTGGAAGCCGGAGGGGTCCACTACAATGTGCCGAACCACGACAAGGCCTCGGTCATGCGGGCCGTGGTGCACCGCCTTCCTCTTCCCGCCGATGTGGACCGGGAGTTCGCCGCCCAAGTGCTCCTTGCACGGGAAGACCTGGGGTCGACGGCCATCGGGGAAGGTTTCGCCATCCCCCACGCCAGAAATCCCATCGTGTTTCACGTCGACAGCCCCTTGCTCACGCTGTGTTTTCTTGAAAAACCCGTCGATTTTGACGCCATCGACGGCCTTCCCGTGCACACGATCTTTGCCCTGATCTGTCCCAACATCAACAGCCATCTGGGTATGCTTTCTCAGTTGGCGTACGCCCTGCATAACCAGATCTTCAAGCGGTTGCTCAAGGAAAGGGCCTCGCAAGAGGAACTGCTGGCCAAGATTAGAAAGATTGAATCGCGGTTACCGTCCTTGGCCGCGGAAAAGAAAAAGGCATGA
- a CDS encoding hydrogenase — protein sequence MDHLVQIILIGVILTNLVVLGSHPLNTCIRAVALQGVALGVLPLFLHGREWSYHTFLISFMVIGLKGFLIPILLFRAIREAVVRKEQEPLIGFTASLILGGGLVGLGFAVSSGLPLPAEIKSSLLVPVALSTLMIGLLVIVTRVKILTQTLGYLMLENGIFAFGLILTKELPWLIEMGVSLDIFAGIFVMGTLMGHIHEEFNTLSVRKLSSLKG from the coding sequence ATGGACCATCTTGTCCAAATCATACTGATCGGCGTGATCCTGACCAACCTGGTGGTTTTGGGTTCCCATCCGCTGAACACCTGCATACGCGCCGTAGCGCTGCAAGGAGTCGCCTTGGGCGTCCTGCCCCTTTTCCTCCACGGCCGGGAATGGTCCTATCACACCTTTCTGATCTCGTTCATGGTCATCGGTCTCAAGGGGTTCCTCATCCCGATCTTGTTGTTTCGGGCGATTCGTGAGGCGGTGGTTCGCAAGGAACAGGAACCCCTGATCGGGTTCACGGCGTCGCTCATCCTGGGAGGCGGACTGGTGGGGCTCGGGTTTGCCGTGTCCAGCGGGCTTCCTCTTCCGGCGGAGATCAAGTCCTCGCTCCTTGTGCCGGTGGCCCTGTCGACCTTGATGATCGGTCTCTTGGTGATCGTCACCCGGGTCAAGATTTTGACGCAGACCCTAGGCTATTTGATGCTGGAGAACGGCATCTTCGCATTCGGTCTCATCCTCACAAAGGAATTGCCTTGGCTGATCGAGATGGGGGTGTCGCTGGACATTTTTGCCGGCATCTTCGTCATGGGGACGCTGATGGGGCATATCCACGAGGAATTCAACACCCTGAGCGTTCGCAAGCTCTCAAGTCTCAAGGGATGA
- a CDS encoding proton-conducting transporter membrane subunit, with product MTLFLTALSLFVAGAVVALLPGPSRRVRTLVWTGMIVLGCAVGIVPAVQVLLGQQLARLALPWGLPAGEIQISIDPLSALFLLLHFLVSGAAALYAISYFRPYEETRSLRSVHFFLSTLILFIALLLAAGNGILFLLAWELIALSAFFLIIFEHEKKQVRKAGFLYLVATHTGTLCLFGVFLLLGGAAGSFSFERMAANPAIFPLSVEIFLLSLVAFGIKAGFMPLHIWLQEAHPAAPSPVSALMSGVVIKTGIYGLVRVISFFPNPPAWWGVVLVMIGTTSGILGVLWAMAQHDFKRLLAYHSIENIGIISLGLGVGCLGLSFQNPLIALLGFAGGLWHVLNHGLFKSLLFLGAGSVFHATGSREIDHMGGLLKKMPWTGLCILVGSMAICGLPPLNGFVSEWLIYQGSFHLGLASGSFYPFLGIPALALIGALAAACFTKAFGIQFLGSPRTAQAAEARESDVFMVAPMLFLSAICLGMGLFPGAVFPAIGRAAGVLSGPLASATNQILKNQMQLLFMIGSLSLGLLGTVGGLALLRRWLMKKKTVSASSTWGCGYALTGPRLQYSSSSFAQFPMTLFRAVLHPIVHDRKAHGYFPVEGHFESQTPDAVLDRFFPWIYVQCHEWMVRIRRIQQGWIPAYLAYVLIFLVALLVWQFNGIELLWRNVFLLDRWEGAPHP from the coding sequence ATGACTCTTTTCTTGACCGCTCTCTCCCTGTTCGTTGCCGGCGCGGTTGTCGCGCTACTCCCCGGCCCGTCCAGACGCGTCCGAACTCTTGTGTGGACCGGGATGATCGTGCTCGGTTGCGCCGTCGGCATCGTGCCGGCCGTTCAGGTGCTTCTGGGGCAGCAGCTGGCGCGCCTGGCGCTGCCCTGGGGTCTTCCGGCCGGAGAGATTCAAATTTCCATCGATCCGTTGTCGGCGTTGTTTCTACTGTTGCATTTTCTGGTCTCAGGGGCGGCGGCCCTCTATGCGATCTCCTATTTTCGCCCTTACGAGGAAACCCGATCCCTCCGATCGGTTCATTTTTTCCTCAGCACTCTCATATTATTTATCGCGCTTCTGCTGGCGGCCGGGAACGGAATTCTCTTCCTTCTTGCCTGGGAACTCATAGCCCTGAGCGCATTTTTCCTCATCATTTTCGAGCACGAAAAAAAACAGGTCCGCAAGGCGGGATTTCTCTACCTGGTCGCGACACACACGGGAACGCTTTGCCTGTTTGGTGTTTTTCTCCTGCTGGGGGGGGCTGCCGGTTCTTTCAGCTTCGAGCGCATGGCGGCGAATCCGGCGATTTTCCCTCTCAGCGTGGAGATCTTCCTTCTTTCCCTGGTGGCCTTCGGGATCAAAGCAGGGTTCATGCCCCTTCATATCTGGCTTCAAGAAGCGCACCCCGCGGCGCCCAGCCCCGTTTCCGCCCTGATGTCCGGCGTTGTGATCAAGACGGGCATTTATGGCCTGGTACGCGTCATCAGTTTTTTTCCGAATCCGCCGGCATGGTGGGGCGTGGTCTTGGTGATGATCGGAACGACGTCGGGGATCCTGGGCGTTCTGTGGGCTATGGCGCAGCATGATTTCAAGCGCCTGTTGGCGTACCACAGCATCGAGAACATAGGGATCATCTCCCTGGGCTTGGGCGTCGGGTGCCTCGGCCTGAGCTTCCAAAATCCCCTGATTGCCCTGTTGGGCTTCGCGGGAGGACTTTGGCATGTCTTGAACCACGGCCTTTTCAAGAGCTTGCTGTTTCTGGGAGCGGGATCTGTTTTTCATGCCACAGGGTCCCGGGAGATCGATCACATGGGCGGGCTCTTGAAGAAAATGCCCTGGACCGGTCTCTGCATTCTCGTCGGATCGATGGCGATTTGCGGGCTCCCTCCCTTGAACGGCTTCGTGAGCGAGTGGTTGATCTACCAAGGGTCCTTTCATTTGGGTCTCGCCTCCGGGAGCTTCTATCCCTTCTTGGGGATCCCCGCTCTGGCGCTGATCGGGGCGCTCGCAGCCGCCTGTTTCACCAAGGCCTTCGGCATTCAATTCCTTGGGTCTCCCCGCACGGCCCAGGCCGCGGAGGCTCGCGAGTCCGACGTCTTTATGGTGGCGCCGATGTTGTTTCTCTCGGCCATTTGCCTGGGGATGGGACTGTTCCCGGGTGCGGTGTTTCCGGCCATTGGCAGGGCCGCCGGCGTTCTCTCGGGGCCGCTCGCATCCGCGACGAATCAAATTCTTAAGAATCAAATGCAGCTGCTTTTCATGATCGGATCGCTCTCCCTGGGACTCTTGGGGACGGTCGGAGGATTGGCCCTTCTTCGCCGTTGGCTCATGAAGAAAAAAACGGTGTCAGCCTCGTCCACGTGGGGCTGCGGATACGCGTTGACGGGACCGCGACTGCAATATTCCTCGTCCTCATTCGCTCAATTTCCGATGACTCTCTTTCGAGCCGTTCTCCATCCGATCGTCCATGATCGCAAGGCGCATGGTTATTTTCCGGTTGAAGGGCATTTTGAATCGCAAACTCCCGATGCCGTTCTGGACCGGTTCTTTCCCTGGATCTATGTCCAATGTCATGAATGGATGGTTCGAATCCGGCGTATTCAACAGGGGTGGATTCCCGCCTACCTGGCGTATGTCCTGATCTTCCTCGTCGCCCTCCTTGTCTGGCAATTCAACGGCATCGAGCTTCTTTGGCGGAACGTTTTTCTTTTGGATCGCTGGGAAGGGGCCCCGCACCCATGA
- a CDS encoding proton-conducting transporter membrane subunit → MTLFLLALFVIFSGGILTLVPGRGPRKESVLHAGTISAGCVLALVPVMQVLLGGELSSLRIPWAIPMGQIALAIDPLSAVFLFLHFAVSGASAVFGFSYFRHDEGKRSLKSLHLFFSVFVVFIALVLTAQNGILFLVAWEMMAMSAFFLVIFDGHVPQVRRAGFLYLAATHMGTLCLFVAFVLLGMNAGSFDFDRIAGSPAIVPAGAAVFVLSVIGFGGKAGFMPLHIWLPEAHPAAPSPVSALMSGVMIKTGIYGILRILSFFQITPAWWGYTLGAVGLVSGCLGIIWALAQSDFKRLLAYSSIENIGIITIGLGLGYLGLSFGNPMLILFGFGGALFHVINHGLFKSLLFLGAGSVLHATGNRDIDRQGGLLKRMPLTGLAILLGSVAICGLPPLNGFISEWLIYLGAFHVIQGKDVTPLFGAPILALIGTLAVACFTKAFGMQFLGSPRSREAADAKESDVFMTGAMAVLGLGCCLIGFFPGAVLPAVERALSVLVPVSLGNLNGGSPGPLVAQAPVLLGINQLALGLAAAVFVLYLVRKALISRRTAAESTTWGCGYAVVNSRMQYTSSSYAQFPVSLFQKLLRPLCAISRPRGYFPEPQARFASRTPDLVWDRFLLPLIRRGQAWFLTVRGFQHGRVQLYLVYMFLFLVVLFLWKL, encoded by the coding sequence ATGACGCTCTTCTTGTTGGCTCTTTTCGTGATCTTTTCCGGAGGCATCCTGACGCTTGTCCCGGGACGGGGCCCTCGCAAGGAATCGGTCCTTCATGCGGGGACGATCTCGGCGGGTTGTGTCTTGGCCCTCGTTCCCGTCATGCAGGTACTTCTTGGCGGAGAATTGTCGTCGCTGCGAATCCCCTGGGCCATTCCCATGGGACAAATCGCACTCGCGATCGATCCCTTGTCGGCCGTTTTTCTGTTTCTCCATTTTGCCGTTTCCGGGGCGTCGGCGGTGTTTGGATTCTCCTATTTTCGGCACGACGAAGGAAAGAGATCGCTCAAGTCCCTCCACTTGTTTTTCAGCGTCTTTGTCGTCTTTATCGCGCTCGTATTGACGGCGCAAAACGGGATCCTGTTTCTGGTGGCCTGGGAGATGATGGCGATGAGCGCCTTTTTTCTCGTCATTTTTGACGGCCATGTCCCGCAGGTTCGCAGGGCCGGGTTCCTTTATTTGGCGGCGACCCACATGGGAACCCTTTGCCTCTTTGTCGCGTTTGTCCTGCTGGGAATGAACGCCGGTTCGTTCGATTTTGACCGCATCGCGGGAAGCCCGGCGATCGTTCCGGCCGGCGCCGCCGTTTTCGTTCTGTCGGTGATCGGGTTTGGAGGCAAGGCGGGATTCATGCCGCTTCATATCTGGCTCCCGGAGGCGCACCCGGCGGCGCCCAGCCCCGTTTCCGCCTTGATGTCGGGAGTCATGATCAAGACGGGGATCTACGGGATCCTTCGAATCTTGAGTTTTTTTCAAATCACTCCGGCGTGGTGGGGCTATACCTTGGGCGCCGTCGGCTTGGTCTCCGGCTGTCTCGGCATTATTTGGGCCCTGGCTCAATCCGATTTCAAGAGACTCCTGGCCTATTCGAGCATTGAGAATATCGGAATCATCACGATCGGCCTCGGGCTCGGTTATTTGGGTTTAAGTTTTGGAAATCCCATGCTGATCCTGTTCGGGTTCGGAGGAGCCCTTTTTCATGTGATCAACCACGGTCTTTTCAAGAGTCTGCTTTTTTTGGGGGCGGGATCCGTTCTTCATGCGACGGGAAACCGGGACATCGACCGGCAGGGGGGGCTTTTGAAGAGGATGCCGCTGACGGGTCTCGCCATCCTGCTGGGATCGGTCGCGATCTGCGGGCTCCCCCCGCTCAATGGATTCATCAGCGAGTGGCTGATTTATCTCGGAGCGTTCCATGTCATTCAGGGCAAGGACGTCACTCCTTTGTTCGGAGCCCCGATTCTCGCCCTGATCGGAACGCTCGCGGTGGCGTGTTTCACGAAGGCTTTTGGCATGCAATTTCTCGGATCGCCCCGATCCCGCGAGGCGGCCGACGCCAAGGAGTCGGACGTCTTCATGACCGGGGCGATGGCGGTTCTGGGGTTAGGCTGCTGTTTGATCGGTTTTTTCCCGGGCGCGGTGCTGCCGGCCGTGGAGCGGGCGCTCTCCGTCCTAGTTCCGGTCTCCCTCGGGAATTTGAACGGCGGCTCGCCGGGCCCTCTCGTCGCCCAGGCCCCGGTTCTTCTTGGAATCAATCAATTGGCGCTGGGTCTGGCGGCGGCCGTCTTCGTTCTTTATCTGGTTCGCAAGGCCTTGATTTCGAGAAGGACCGCGGCAGAGTCCACGACGTGGGGCTGCGGCTATGCCGTTGTGAATTCCCGGATGCAGTACACCTCGTCGTCCTACGCGCAGTTTCCCGTTTCTCTGTTTCAAAAACTGCTGCGTCCCCTGTGTGCGATTTCAAGACCGAGAGGCTACTTCCCCGAACCGCAGGCCCGGTTTGCCTCCCGTACGCCGGATCTTGTCTGGGACCGCTTTCTTCTCCCGTTGATCCGCCGCGGCCAAGCATGGTTTCTCACGGTGCGAGGCTTTCAACATGGACGTGTCCAGCTGTACCTGGTGTATATGTTCCTTTTCCTCGTGGTTCTTTTCCTCTGGAAGCTTTGA